In Brevibacterium zhoupengii, the following are encoded in one genomic region:
- the metX gene encoding homoserine O-acetyltransferase MetX, with product MTTQSTSVERILGFVTESGHTFGTVEVAYETFGTLNSDRSNAILIEHALTGDTSVTEWWAGIVGPGEAIDTEKYFVVCANSLGGCSGTTGPQSVYDDGLPYGSRFPQVTIRDMARLEHNLTQILGIDSWHAVIGGSMGGARALEFALLDRRKVKKCAIIAAPAFCEADQIAWAMMQERAIELDPDYYSGDYTAVGAFPAQGLGLARQIAHLTYRNDVDLNNRFSRRRRSPDYYEVTSYLDHQAKKLTARFDPHSYVVLSRALRDHDVRIGRSHDLTTALAESCTDNLVVSVSSDRLFPPAQVELLAQSLPGNVTHHVIDSGVGHDGFLTETEAVSTTLRNFLNA from the coding sequence ATGACCACCCAGAGCACTTCCGTCGAGCGAATCCTGGGCTTCGTCACAGAATCCGGACACACGTTCGGAACTGTCGAAGTCGCCTATGAGACCTTCGGCACACTCAACTCGGACCGCAGCAATGCGATCCTGATCGAACACGCCCTGACCGGCGACACCAGCGTCACCGAATGGTGGGCAGGGATCGTCGGTCCGGGCGAGGCGATCGACACCGAGAAATACTTCGTAGTGTGTGCGAATTCGCTCGGCGGATGCTCGGGAACCACCGGACCGCAGTCTGTCTATGATGACGGACTGCCCTATGGATCCAGATTTCCTCAGGTCACCATCCGCGATATGGCCCGCCTGGAACACAATCTCACTCAGATCCTCGGCATCGACTCCTGGCATGCCGTCATCGGCGGTTCGATGGGCGGAGCCAGAGCCCTCGAATTCGCACTCCTTGACAGACGCAAGGTGAAGAAGTGCGCAATCATCGCAGCACCGGCCTTCTGCGAAGCCGATCAGATCGCCTGGGCGATGATGCAGGAACGCGCGATCGAGCTTGACCCCGACTACTACTCCGGTGACTACACCGCGGTCGGTGCCTTCCCCGCACAGGGGCTGGGTCTGGCACGCCAGATCGCCCACCTGACGTACCGCAACGATGTCGACCTCAACAACCGATTCTCCCGGCGCCGTCGATCGCCTGACTACTACGAAGTCACCTCGTACCTCGACCACCAGGCGAAGAAGCTCACCGCCCGGTTCGACCCGCACAGCTACGTCGTGCTCTCCCGTGCACTGCGAGACCACGATGTGCGCATAGGTCGCTCCCACGACCTGACGACTGCACTGGCCGAAAGCTGCACCGACAACCTCGTCGTCTCGGTCTCCTCGGATCGACTGTTCCCGCCCGCGCAGGTCGAACTCCTCGCGCAGAGCCTGCCCGGAAACGTGACCCATCACGTCATCGACTCCGGCGTCGGCCATGACGGCTTTCTCACTGAAACTGAGGCAGTCTCGACGACACTCAGGAACTTCCTCAACGCCTGA
- a CDS encoding O-acetylhomoserine aminocarboxypropyltransferase/cysteine synthase family protein, translating into MTQSFETRQIHAGQTPDPATGSRALPIHQTTSFVFDSNETAANRFALAELGPIYTRITNPTTEVVENRIADLEGGVHAVLTASGQSAALLAITNIAEAGDHIVASSSLYGGTYNLLHVTLRKLGIETTFVDVDDLAAWKSAAQDNTKLFFAEVVSNPRSDVLDIAAVADIAHEAGVPLFADNTLATPYLVRPIEHGADVVLHSATKYLGGHGNSIAGVVVDSGNFDYGTQPEKFPGFNTPDESYNGLVYARDLGADSAFGANVSFGLKARVQGLRDLGPAVSPFNAFLIAQGIETLSLRIDRHVENANTVASYLENHEQVSRVAFAGLESSPWHDNAKKYLPNGVGSVLGFDIAGGFDAAVAFVDALELHSHVANIGDVRSLVIHPASTTHAQLNEEAQAAAGVNPAFVRLSVGLEGSDDIIADLDKGFAAAATIASAAA; encoded by the coding sequence ATGACCCAGTCATTCGAAACTCGTCAGATCCATGCTGGCCAGACACCGGACCCGGCCACGGGCTCCCGCGCACTGCCCATCCACCAGACCACCTCATTCGTCTTCGACAGCAATGAGACGGCCGCGAACCGCTTCGCCCTGGCCGAGCTCGGCCCCATCTACACCCGCATCACCAACCCGACCACCGAGGTTGTGGAGAACCGCATCGCCGACCTCGAAGGCGGCGTCCACGCCGTGCTCACGGCCTCAGGTCAGTCGGCAGCACTGCTGGCGATCACGAACATCGCCGAGGCCGGTGACCACATCGTCGCCAGCTCCAGCCTCTACGGCGGAACCTACAACCTGCTTCACGTGACCCTGCGCAAGCTGGGCATCGAGACCACCTTCGTCGACGTCGACGACCTTGCCGCCTGGAAGTCAGCAGCGCAGGACAACACCAAGCTCTTCTTTGCCGAGGTTGTCTCTAACCCCCGCTCCGATGTCCTCGACATTGCCGCTGTGGCTGACATCGCCCACGAGGCCGGTGTTCCGCTCTTTGCAGACAACACCCTGGCCACCCCCTACCTGGTGCGCCCGATCGAGCACGGAGCCGACGTCGTCCTCCACTCGGCCACCAAGTACCTCGGCGGACACGGCAACTCAATTGCCGGTGTCGTCGTCGACAGCGGAAACTTCGACTATGGCACACAGCCGGAGAAGTTCCCCGGCTTCAACACCCCGGATGAGTCCTACAACGGTCTGGTCTACGCTCGCGACCTCGGCGCGGACTCCGCCTTCGGCGCAAACGTCTCCTTCGGCCTCAAGGCCCGTGTGCAGGGTCTGCGCGATCTCGGACCGGCCGTCAGCCCGTTCAATGCATTCCTCATCGCCCAGGGAATCGAAACCCTGAGCCTGCGCATCGACCGCCACGTCGAGAACGCGAACACGGTCGCCTCCTACCTCGAGAACCACGAACAGGTCAGCCGGGTCGCCTTCGCCGGACTCGAGTCCAGCCCCTGGCACGACAACGCCAAGAAGTACCTGCCCAATGGTGTCGGATCGGTCCTCGGCTTCGACATCGCCGGAGGCTTCGACGCCGCCGTGGCATTCGTCGATGCGCTTGAACTGCACTCCCACGTGGCCAATATCGGCGACGTCCGCTCGCTGGTCATCCACCCTGCCTCGACGACCCATGCCCAGCTGAATGAAGAGGCACAGGCCGCCGCTGGCGTGAACCCCGCCTTCGTGCGTCTGTCCGTGGGCCTCGAAGGCAGCGACGACATCATCGCCGACCTCGACAAGGGCTTCGCCGCTGCCGCAACGATCGCATCGGCCGCCGCCTGA
- a CDS encoding error-prone DNA polymerase: MGFSNPRTPWSQLAQRLESKQAKRKQVTDRQTVNRQSVDEHADGSDAPAFSRPDRHQVSVGPGGSDGASRYSGPGQGPILRTSSVEWAELHVHSQFSFLDGASDPEDLVAAGAAAGLTSLALTDHNGLYGAVRFAHAAAEVGLPTVFGAELSVGLEEKIPGQTDPDATHLLILARGVEGYHRLSMAITEANLAGEKNRPVFGLEELAAMSGDWMILTGCRKGPLRRALNDPDGGLGALHRLIALFGADRLAVELSRDGTPDDDERLRHLGELAQRTHLPIVASNSVHFATRAQWKSAQVRASVRSRLSLDELAGWLPATANARIHTGEEMAARFPRQALENAVAIGRECSFVLNSARPDLPRAPMPDDRGAEEYLRELIEDRGARRYGTRAENPKAWAQLDREMNMIAELGFCGYFLIVYDITEFCHRLAIFCQGRGSAANSAVCYVLDITAVDAVKHELLFDRFLSPDRKGYPDIDIDIESGRREEVIQYVYDHFGRERAAQVANVITYRAKSAIRDAAFSLGYEPGQQDAFSKASNRWSTLPEAEDSPVPAPVLRIADDLLGSPRHLGIHSGGMILADRPIGEVVPIEKATMGHRTVVQWDKDDCAAMDLVKFDLLGLGMLTALHEMVDQVHRHTGELIERAHIDDEDEAVYTMLQKADAVGVFQVESRAQLATLPRLRPETFYDLAVQVALIRPGPIQGGSVHPYIRRRQGLDKVEYLHPLLRKSLAKTYGVPLFQEQLMQMAIDVGGFTGADADQLRQAMGSRRSEKRMAELAQKFQAGAAANGVDEETAESIFSTIAAFANYGFPESHAISFANLVYQSAWFKYHHHAAFTVGLLRSQPMGFYSPQSLVADARRHGVRILPVDIRHSMAGSDLERLGPDGTGDFGEFGIRLGLDSVSHVGSFAEVIVTERAKAPFTSVTDLAERTGIGKQGLEGLATAGALSCFDLDRRQALWLAGGVAGAHPGVLPGTATISSAPTLPTMDAFDTTLAELFSTGITVDGYPTEILRASLIERGYASTADAAAAADGTRMTVAAIVTHRQRPATASGITFINLEDEFGMLNVVATAGLMKRFRPIATSRNALVVTGLIQRGGEVVSLYAHKLIPLEVQLPTKARNFR; this comes from the coding sequence ATGGGCTTTTCGAATCCGCGCACCCCCTGGTCCCAGCTGGCCCAGCGGCTGGAGAGCAAACAGGCCAAGCGCAAACAGGTCACCGACAGGCAGACGGTCAACAGGCAATCGGTTGACGAACACGCCGACGGATCCGACGCGCCCGCCTTCTCCCGCCCCGACCGGCATCAGGTCTCAGTGGGACCCGGCGGCTCCGACGGTGCCAGTCGCTATTCGGGGCCGGGTCAAGGCCCCATCCTGCGTACCTCGAGCGTCGAGTGGGCGGAGCTGCACGTGCATTCCCAGTTCAGCTTCCTCGATGGAGCCTCCGACCCCGAAGACCTCGTGGCCGCAGGCGCGGCCGCGGGGCTGACGTCTTTGGCGCTGACCGATCACAACGGTCTCTACGGTGCGGTGCGGTTCGCCCATGCCGCCGCCGAGGTGGGCCTGCCCACCGTCTTCGGTGCTGAGCTGTCCGTGGGCTTGGAGGAGAAGATCCCCGGCCAGACCGATCCCGATGCCACCCACCTTCTGATCCTTGCCCGTGGAGTCGAGGGATACCACCGACTCTCGATGGCCATCACCGAGGCCAACTTAGCGGGGGAGAAGAACCGACCGGTGTTCGGCCTCGAAGAACTGGCGGCGATGAGCGGGGACTGGATGATTCTCACCGGCTGCCGCAAAGGCCCTCTGCGTCGAGCCCTGAATGATCCCGACGGGGGACTCGGTGCCCTGCACAGACTCATCGCGCTCTTCGGAGCCGATCGTCTCGCAGTTGAACTCAGCCGGGATGGGACTCCGGATGACGATGAACGGCTGCGCCACCTCGGCGAACTCGCTCAGCGCACCCACCTGCCGATCGTGGCCAGCAACAGCGTCCACTTCGCCACCCGGGCGCAGTGGAAGTCAGCCCAGGTGCGGGCCTCGGTGAGGTCTCGGCTGTCCCTCGACGAGCTGGCCGGGTGGCTGCCGGCGACGGCGAACGCTCGGATCCACACGGGGGAGGAGATGGCGGCACGCTTCCCGCGCCAGGCGTTGGAGAACGCGGTGGCCATCGGCCGGGAATGCTCCTTCGTCCTGAACTCCGCCCGCCCGGATCTGCCGCGCGCACCGATGCCCGATGACCGTGGGGCCGAGGAATACCTGCGTGAGCTCATCGAAGATCGCGGCGCCAGGCGCTACGGGACCCGAGCAGAGAACCCGAAGGCCTGGGCCCAGCTGGATCGGGAGATGAACATGATCGCAGAACTGGGATTCTGCGGATACTTCCTCATCGTCTACGACATCACCGAGTTCTGCCATCGGCTGGCCATCTTCTGCCAGGGGAGAGGCTCGGCGGCGAACTCCGCAGTCTGCTATGTCCTCGATATCACCGCCGTCGACGCGGTCAAGCACGAACTCCTCTTCGACCGCTTCCTCTCACCGGATCGCAAGGGCTATCCGGACATCGACATCGACATCGAATCGGGCAGGCGCGAAGAGGTCATCCAATACGTCTACGACCATTTCGGCCGCGAGCGGGCTGCCCAGGTCGCCAACGTCATCACCTACCGGGCGAAATCGGCCATCCGTGACGCGGCCTTCAGCCTCGGCTACGAACCGGGTCAGCAGGATGCGTTCTCAAAGGCCAGCAACCGTTGGTCGACCCTGCCCGAGGCTGAGGATTCCCCGGTCCCCGCGCCTGTGCTCAGGATCGCGGACGACCTGCTTGGCTCACCCCGTCACCTGGGCATCCACTCCGGTGGCATGATCCTCGCCGATCGTCCCATCGGTGAGGTCGTTCCGATCGAGAAGGCCACGATGGGCCATCGCACCGTCGTCCAATGGGACAAGGACGACTGTGCCGCCATGGACCTGGTGAAGTTCGACCTGTTGGGGCTGGGCATGCTCACCGCACTCCACGAGATGGTCGACCAGGTCCACCGGCACACAGGCGAGCTCATCGAACGCGCCCACATCGACGACGAGGACGAAGCCGTCTACACGATGCTGCAGAAGGCCGATGCGGTGGGCGTCTTCCAGGTCGAATCACGGGCTCAGCTGGCGACCCTGCCCCGCCTGCGCCCGGAGACGTTCTATGATCTCGCCGTCCAGGTCGCCCTCATTCGGCCCGGCCCCATCCAGGGCGGTTCCGTCCACCCCTACATCCGCAGACGGCAGGGCCTGGACAAGGTCGAGTACCTTCACCCGCTGCTGCGCAAATCCCTGGCCAAGACCTACGGGGTGCCGCTGTTCCAGGAGCAGCTGATGCAGATGGCCATCGACGTCGGCGGCTTCACCGGGGCTGATGCCGACCAGCTGCGGCAGGCGATGGGATCGCGACGGTCAGAGAAGCGGATGGCCGAGCTGGCCCAGAAGTTCCAGGCCGGTGCCGCCGCCAACGGAGTCGACGAGGAGACCGCGGAGTCCATCTTCTCCACGATCGCCGCGTTCGCGAACTACGGGTTCCCCGAATCCCACGCGATCAGCTTCGCCAACCTCGTCTACCAGTCGGCCTGGTTCAAATACCACCACCATGCGGCATTCACCGTCGGCCTGCTGCGCAGCCAGCCGATGGGCTTCTACTCGCCGCAGTCACTCGTCGCCGACGCCCGCCGACACGGGGTGAGAATCCTGCCCGTGGACATCCGCCACTCGATGGCCGGCAGCGACCTGGAACGACTCGGCCCCGATGGCACCGGAGACTTCGGCGAGTTCGGTATCCGGCTGGGATTGGACTCGGTGTCTCATGTCGGTTCCTTCGCCGAGGTGATCGTGACCGAACGCGCGAAGGCACCATTCACCTCGGTGACGGACTTAGCCGAGCGCACCGGGATCGGCAAACAGGGCCTCGAGGGACTCGCGACCGCGGGGGCGCTGAGCTGCTTCGACCTCGATCGCAGGCAGGCGCTGTGGCTGGCCGGTGGCGTCGCGGGAGCACACCCGGGTGTGTTGCCGGGAACCGCCACGATCTCCTCGGCGCCGACCCTGCCGACCATGGATGCCTTCGATACGACCCTGGCAGAACTCTTCTCCACTGGGATCACCGTCGACGGATACCCGACCGAGATCCTGCGAGCGTCCCTGATCGAACGCGGCTATGCCTCGACTGCTGATGCCGCTGCGGCCGCGGACGGGACTCGGATGACGGTGGCCGCCATCGTCACCCACCGACAGCGCCCGGCCACCGCTTCGGGAATCACATTCATCAACCTCGAGGACGAGTTCGGGATGCTCAATGTCGTGGCCACGGCTGGGCTGATGAAGAGGTTCAGGCCGATCGCGACCTCACGCAACGCACTCGTGGTCACCGGGCTGATCCAACGCGGAGGAGAGGTCGTGAGCCTCTACGCGCACAAGCTCATCCCGCTCGAGGTGCAGCTGCCGACCAAGGCCCGCAACTTCCGCTGA
- a CDS encoding Y-family DNA polymerase, which translates to MSAEAAPGRKSPTAVRSGPAAGNSVPAAANAEGRRTLVLTVPDWSAVAAATEHEFSPRTPVAVLSGGKVVAANAPARAAGIALGNNKRAVGYRCPEAQAVAWDEEADNRHFSAGVGALEELVARFTLLSPGTLAIPLDSLKHGYADEPSAVEALISALVSATGWEFFPGIADTVFAAVLAAGQARRVEPGETAEFLAAQPISTLEYAGAGATELIDTFTQLGLRTLGDLAGIDVRAVNSRFGALGKHAHDLATGVEWAPLSDHVREERLTVELGLDEPTTRSDTLGFLTRQLAADLLSTVRRRGLVCTQITIELIAVSGQSSKRTWRIEDMNENTIADRLRWQAEGWLAGSTRKGPASPQQGSAPSRKNRKDSKSSQDRETPAPDEPGPDPEDFSEEGIIALSLVAAELTTPIGATKSLFDENTGQVTHTLERLQGLFGPDAVLVPGLQGGWDPAETNLWTPWQQAASPVRSPGAPWPGALHAPRPTTVENLPVDVLAVGGRSVGARPAGLESAPYAIRFPTGATETIVDYSGSWPVESGWWDPAKATYRTRLQVVTDSGQALLLSKENGQWYITGRYR; encoded by the coding sequence GTGTCAGCTGAAGCCGCACCAGGGCGGAAGAGCCCCACAGCGGTGCGCAGCGGCCCAGCAGCTGGGAACAGCGTGCCTGCCGCCGCGAACGCCGAGGGTCGTCGCACGCTCGTTCTCACCGTTCCCGATTGGTCCGCCGTGGCAGCCGCGACCGAGCACGAGTTCAGCCCGCGCACTCCGGTGGCGGTGCTCAGCGGGGGCAAGGTGGTAGCGGCCAACGCGCCTGCTCGTGCCGCCGGAATCGCGTTGGGCAACAACAAACGCGCGGTCGGATATCGCTGTCCCGAAGCCCAAGCGGTGGCCTGGGACGAGGAGGCAGACAACCGACATTTCTCCGCAGGAGTCGGAGCGCTCGAGGAACTCGTGGCACGGTTCACTCTGCTCAGTCCCGGCACGCTCGCCATTCCCCTCGACTCGCTCAAGCACGGCTATGCCGATGAGCCCAGCGCTGTTGAGGCTCTGATCTCCGCGCTGGTGTCGGCCACCGGATGGGAGTTCTTCCCCGGCATCGCCGACACCGTCTTCGCTGCAGTCCTCGCCGCGGGGCAGGCGCGGCGAGTCGAGCCGGGGGAGACCGCAGAGTTCTTGGCCGCCCAGCCGATCAGCACCCTCGAATATGCGGGGGCGGGCGCAACCGAACTCATCGACACCTTCACCCAGCTGGGCCTGCGTACCTTGGGAGATCTGGCCGGAATCGACGTGCGGGCGGTGAACTCACGTTTCGGGGCGCTGGGCAAACACGCTCACGATCTGGCCACAGGCGTCGAATGGGCACCCTTGAGCGATCATGTCCGGGAGGAGCGACTCACCGTCGAACTCGGTCTGGACGAGCCGACGACCCGCAGTGACACCTTGGGATTCCTGACCCGCCAGCTCGCCGCCGACCTGCTGAGTACGGTGCGCCGCCGAGGACTCGTGTGCACACAGATCACGATCGAGCTCATCGCCGTCTCGGGGCAGTCCTCGAAGCGGACCTGGCGGATCGAGGACATGAACGAGAACACCATCGCCGATCGTCTGCGGTGGCAGGCAGAAGGATGGTTGGCCGGAAGCACTCGAAAAGGCCCGGCCTCCCCTCAGCAGGGTTCAGCCCCTTCCCGCAAGAACCGCAAAGACAGCAAGAGCAGCCAGGACAGGGAGACGCCGGCTCCCGACGAGCCCGGCCCCGACCCGGAGGACTTCTCCGAGGAGGGCATCATCGCTCTGAGCCTTGTGGCCGCGGAGCTGACCACCCCCATCGGGGCAACGAAGAGTCTGTTCGATGAGAACACCGGGCAGGTCACTCACACGCTGGAGCGGCTGCAGGGACTGTTCGGCCCCGACGCGGTTCTGGTCCCAGGACTGCAGGGCGGATGGGATCCGGCCGAAACGAACCTGTGGACGCCGTGGCAGCAGGCGGCATCACCGGTGCGCAGCCCCGGGGCACCCTGGCCGGGGGCACTGCACGCACCCCGACCGACGACGGTTGAGAACCTGCCCGTCGATGTGCTTGCCGTGGGAGGTCGCTCGGTGGGGGCTCGCCCCGCAGGCCTGGAATCGGCACCGTATGCGATCCGCTTTCCGACCGGAGCCACCGAGACAATCGTTGACTATTCGGGCTCCTGGCCTGTGGAATCCGGTTGGTGGGATCCGGCGAAAGCCACCTATCGGACCCGTCTGCAGGTCGTCACCGATTCGGGGCAGGCACTGCTGCTGAGCAAAGAGAACGGCCAGTGGTACATCACCGGCCGGTACCGCTGA